The sequence below is a genomic window from Mycobacterium spongiae.
GGCCACCCTGGAATCGACGCTACTGGATGTGGAGGGCCTGGGAGACACGGCGGCGCCGGCCTACGCGGTGCTCGACGAGGTGGCCGCCTTGGCGCAGCGTGCCTATGCCGAATTGGTCCACGAGACAGCGGGTTTCGTCGAGTACTTCAAGGCCTCCACGCCGGTCAGCGAAATTGGTTCGCTGAACATCGGCAGTCGCCCGACCTCGCGCAAGCCCACCGCGTCCATCGCGGACCTGCGGGCCATTCCGTGGGTGCTGGCGTGGAGTCAGTCGCGGGTGATGCTGCCGGGTTGGTACGGCACCGGATCGGCGTTCGAGCAGTGGATCGCCGCGGGTCCCGAATCCGAGGCCGAGCGGCTGGGCGTGTTGCACGACCTGTATGAGCGGTGGCCGTTCTTCCGCAGCGTGCTGTCCAACATGGCCCAGGTCATGGCCAAAAGCGATCTCGGCCTGGCGGCCCGCTACTCGGAGCTGGTGGCCGACGAAGCCTTGCGGCGGAGGGTGTTTGACAAGATCGCCGACGAACACCACCGGACGATTGCCATGTACAAGAAGATCACCGGTCAAGACGACCTGCTTGCCGATAACCCGGCGCTGGCCCGTTCGGTGTTCAACCGCTTCCCCTACCTGGAGCCGCTGAACCACCTTCAGGTCGAGCTGCTCCGCCGCTATCGCTCGGGCGAGGACGACGAATTGGTCCAGCGCGGCATTCTGCTGACCATGAACGGCCTGGCCAGCGCCCTGCGCAATAGTGGGTAAGGGCTCAGATAGTCCGAAGATGGCGGTTGGATATTAGCTGGGTGGGCCGGTGGCGCCGTTGGCGCCGCTAGCGCCGAACAGCCGCCCGCCGGCGCCGCCAGATCCGCCGGGACCCTCACCAGTGCCGCCGTCGCCGCCATTGCCGCCGTTGCCGATGAGAACCGCGTTGCCTCCGTTGCCGCCCATCCCACCAGTATTGAGGTTGCTGGCCCCGCCGGTCCCCCCATTACCCCCGCTGCCGATCAGCCCAGAGCCACCGCCGGCACCGCCGGCACCGCCGATCTGGGAGGGACCAACCGTGGCCGAGCCGCCCATCCCGCCTTGTCCGCCGGACCCTATGAAGTACCCGCCGTTGCCGCCGGTGCCGCCAGCTCCGCCGACCGCACTCACGACGCCATTCGCAGCTGCACCACCGTTGCCGCCGACGCCGCCGGCGCCCCACAACAAAGCAGACCCACCGCTACCGCCAGCTCCACCAGTCTCCTGAGCGGCGCCACCCGCACCGCCGGGGCCGCCACTGCCAAACAGCCCTGCTGCGCCGCCTCGACCGCCGTCCCCGCCGGTGCTGCCGACCTGGGTTCCGACATTGAAGCCGCCGGTGCCAGTGCCGCCCATCCCGCCGTTGCGGCCGAACCCGTTGATGAGTGCGCCGTTCCCGGCGTTCCCGCCGTTGCCGCCGAACGTATAGCCGTCCCCGCCGGCACCGCCCAAACCGCTGCCGCCGTCGCCACCAGCGAACAGCCCGCCGTGCCCGCCGTCACCGCCAGCTCCACCCAAGCCTTCCGCGAGGGCGACGAGCCCGTCGCCGGCAGCACCCCCGGTGCCGCCGAAACCGCCGGTACCGAACAGCAACCCGCCATTGCCGCCCACACCGCCATTTCCGGCTCTCACAAAGGTATCTGCTTGGATATTCTCGGTCGTCCCGCCGTTGCCGCCGAACCCGCCCAAGCCGATGAGCCCCGCCGAACCGCCGTTACCGCCGTTACCGGCATAGGAATGCAAGGCACCGGGCGCGCCGTTGCCGCCCAGGCCGCCGGTACCGCCGTTACCGACCAGCAACCCGCCACTTCCACCGTGGCCGCCGGCACCCCCGAAGAGCATGTCCCCGCCCCCGACGCCGCCATTGCCGCCGTTTCCGCCTGCCCCCCAGAGCCCGGCGGCGCCGCCCGCGCCGCCAGCCCCGCCGAATCCGTCTACCGCGGCCGCCCCACCATTGCCACC
It includes:
- a CDS encoding PE family protein, encoding MSYVIAAPELLAAAATNVENIRTALDAANASALVPTTEVLAAGADEVSQALASVFAGHARAYQVLSAQAAQFHEQFSLAMSASGDRYAAAEAANVALQDIEQNLLAVVNAPTRALLNRPLIGNGADGAPGTGQAGGPGGLLYGNGGNGGSGAAGQVGGNGGNAGLIGNGGNGGAAGAGISVFAPAGGLGGSGGVLFGSGGAGGNGGAAAVDGFGGAGGAGGAAGLWGAGGNGGNGGVGGGDMLFGGAGGHGGSGGLLVGNGGTGGLGGNGAPGALHSYAGNGGNGGSAGLIGLGGFGGNGGTTENIQADTFVRAGNGGVGGNGGLLFGTGGFGGTGGAAGDGLVALAEGLGGAGGDGGHGGLFAGGDGGSGLGGAGGDGYTFGGNGGNAGNGALINGFGRNGGMGGTGTGGFNVGTQVGSTGGDGGRGGAAGLFGSGGPGGAGGAAQETGGAGGSGGSALLWGAGGVGGNGGAAANGVVSAVGGAGGTGGNGGYFIGSGGQGGMGGSATVGPSQIGGAGGAGGGSGLIGSGGNGGTGGASNLNTGGMGGNGGNAVLIGNGGNGGDGGTGEGPGGSGGAGGRLFGASGANGATGPPS